The Piliocolobus tephrosceles isolate RC106 chromosome 10, ASM277652v3, whole genome shotgun sequence nucleotide sequence tctgctttctctctttctccacaaTGTAAATGTCTGCTCTTCTGCTCAAAGCCCACCTCCTACAGGCAGCCTTCTCTGACTAAATGTGCCAGCTCTGCTCACTCCACTGCCCATCTGCCAGCAATCATTTTGACATTGGCTCTTGGTAATGTATGCCTTTGCAAAGCACGCTTTGACTTTTGCgttcttctctctgtgtgtcctaTTCTCACTAGTGTTCACCTACAGTGTCTAGGAACTGGTGGGGACAGGCTGACAATCCAACTGATCACCTCCACCCTGGTGCTCTTGGAAGAACGGACAGGAGAGGGTGGCCTTGCCCCTCTGGGCCCCCAGAGCACATACCTGAAAGCAGCCAGGTACTCAGGATCCCCCATGGGGGGATCCAGACCTCCAGTCCAGGCCACGTTGACATTGAAGCCCTCACCGCTGCCAGCCCCTACCTGGAAAGCAGGAGGCAAGAGAGACATGAGGACAGCAGAGTCCCAGGAGGGGAACACCAGCTTGTTAGAGCTGCCACCCCAGCTCATCCAGCCTCCTCATTTCCAGATAGGGAAGTTGAGGATCAGAGAGGCTCAGCAGTCtacccaggatcacacagctcaTCATGACAGAGGCAGAGTAAGTGCCAGGAGGAGAGTCAATGAGGCTGGAGGATGTGGCTCTGACATGCGGTTACCTCATCCACAGCCCCACTCCCCGGGAAGAAGTTGCCATCGTCATGGCGATGCAGGGAGATGTAGAGCACACTGGGGTCTTGGTAGAAGGTTTGCTGGGTGCCGTTGCCATGGTGCACGTCCTGTGTAGGGAGATGGGCAGTGATTAGGGAAGGCAGAGAGACGGAGGCCAGGACAGATTAGAAGGGTTTCAAGGTCAGTGGCCATTCTGAGGTCAGGACCCTAGACTGGGGATCAGGAACCTGGGGTTCCTAGAGCCAGATGGTTGAGTGGCCCCAAGTAATCCACTGCCCAGCTCGGAACCTCGGCCTCTCTGTGCTGGACAGGGCTGGCTGTAATATAAGATCCTGAAGGAGAGGAGGTGTCCCAATCTCAGGCCAGCCCACCTGAGGGAGTAACTGTGTGGACATGGGGTTAGTGGCAAGGAGAGGGAAGGGTTCAGGGTTACACACATCAGGAACCACTCTGTCTTGCATAAAGTCATGAAGTTATGAGGCGATCAGAAACCAAGCTCGGTTACAGAGTGGCAGGTACACGAGGCCCAGCCCCATCCCTCTTAGGGAAAGCTGGGCCCTACACTTGACTCACAGGACCATGCGGGGACTCAAGTGTGCAAAGGTCCTCCACTGTTCTCAACATCTGCTTAGAAACGTCTCTTTCACAGCTGTCAGTGCAGAAGGGACATAGCTTAGCAGTTAAATGCAAGCACTCTAGAGCTAACCGGGCTGGGTTCAAATCCATCTCACGACTTACGAATGACTGTGTAtcagttacttaatctctctgtgctcactttcatctgtaaagtgggttaTAGTCAGGATTAAATCTATCATGTGTAAAACCATCAGTGTCTGGATGTAATTAGTGGTGTACTGATGTTATCTGCTATTATTCTTATCATCGCTACCTGTACAGGAAATGCAGGAATTACTAGATCTGCCAAAAGAAGCCAATAGAGGTCAAAAGACAACACTCAAATGACAGCTCCTACCCATTGCGGGGGTTTGCGATGGCCGAATGCGTTCCCACACACCATCCCCTCTAGGCCTCCCAACGTGATGTGGGTGTTATCTTCACTCAAGTTTTATacaaggggaaactgaggctcagagaggctactGCAGAACTAAGACATGAAGCCACATCTCTTAACATCAGGCTCAGGGCTTTTCCCCCAGGGCTCTCGAGTCAGAGGGTGCTACGAACAGGCACCTACCCAGTCTACAATGAGGATCTTGCTAGCCTTGCTCTGCTGTTGCAGCTGCCGGCAGGCGATGGCCACTGAGTTGAAGAAGCAGAAGCCCCTGGAAGGAGAGACGGCTCCTGCCAGCCCATTCTCCCCACATGCCCTCACCTCCCCAGGCCCGTGGGTTGGCCCAGCCTGAGAAAGctcagggaagaagaaagaatgtcCCTAAAGGAAGTTCCTGGGGGCTTGCCCCCCACCTCATTCCACCCAGGTCTTCCCCTAGCCTCACATGGCTGTTGAATGATCTGCATGGTGTCCTGGGGGCCGCACCACAGCGAAACCattctggaaaaagaaagaatgcttgTCAATCAACAGACAGCTCTCTCCCACAGCTGCATGAACATACCCCAACAGTTTGAATCTCAGCCTGGTCCCCAGAGCCCTCAATTTCCCCTCGAAAACCCTGTGGCAATTTCTAAGATGAACGCAATGCCTGGGGTTCTGGGACTAGATTCCCCACTACCCCACTCTGCTGCCTCCTTTGTGGTGTGCTCACCTTCAACCCAAACCTCCTACCTTCAGCTCACGAGAAGCCACTTTGAAGGCGAGGTCAGTGACACTGCCAGCGGCCCAGCGGGCTGCATTGGAGGAATGCAGCTCATTCCAGATGGTGTCAGTGTCCACCTGCGGGAGCCAGAGTCAGGGCCCGCATCATCCAAGGCTTCACACAGGAGCCAGGGCCCAAGGGGGCGGTCCCCACCCCACGGCCAGGACCCCAGGGGCAGGGAGCTGGGCAGACAGTGCTGCCTCCCCAGTGCCCCACCGCCCAAAGGCAAGGCCTCCTGTGTCCCCCAATCCCAGCATGACTTTTTCCCAGCTTAAGTCCCAGCACCAGCCCATTATCTGGCCAGCACTCTGCTGGCAGCATCACGCCTGCCTCCCCGGCCAGGGGAGGGGGCATGGCGTTACCTCGGCGGGACTTGGGGTTTGGGCCGGGAGGGGGTTTTAAGCCCCAGCTGACTCTGCTCAGGCCCTGCGGGACGGTCGGAGCTGGAGGGGCCGTCTGCACCACTGTCTTCCACTCAGGGCCCCTAGCCCAGGCTGGGAGGCCCCCCAAACCCAGTCCCTGGGCCTCAAGGCTAGGGAGGGGCCGGGGGGCATGATGGGGAGATGGGAAGGGCGAGGCAGACCAAGAGAGGCgaggaaggcagagagagtcGCAAGaggctggagaaagagagagagagggaaagacagagagggagaggagggaggagaaaacagaagcaacaaCAGTTGGAAAAACcagaaagtggcaagaaatgGGAAGTTGTGAATAGGGCACTgactgcctcccaaagtcccccaCCAGCTACAGCTCCCACTTTCCCTCCAGAATGCGGCCTCCATCCCCTGCCTCTACACACCTTGCTTGAGAAACTACTGCAGAGATAGTGTTAGGCGAGGAGAGCTGAGCCAGAGGGGGCGGGAAGCTCCCTTCACAAAGGGGTGAGGACTGAGGAAGCAAAGCTCATGAGTTTGGGGCTGTGTCCCGGAGTAGGGAAGTGCTGGGATCGCCAAGGACACTGGAAGCACCACCGCGACGTCACGCCAGGCAGCCCAAGGTCTGGGGACCAGGCTGAGGTACCCCACTTCAGAGCAGACAGAGCAGCCTGGCGGCCAGTGCCCAATCATGGGGGTCTCTGAAGGGAGAGATGATCCTAAGCCCCAGCCTTGGCCCTGCTCCTGAAACCTCACTCAACATCTACCAGACACCTTCTAGGGGCGAGGCTTAGGCTGGGCTCCGCATTCGGGGGACACTGTGGGTCCGAGACACGCCTGTCCGAAAGGAGCTTCCTGCTGCAGAGGGCACCTCAGGAAGTCCCTGGCCCACCCTGTCTGGCAGAACCACAACAAGCAGAGGTTCTGCAGGGGTTGGGCCTGGGAGAACCACAGGGAGGAGAGCTGAGAGCCCTGGCAATGCCCCCTGAGACCCTTGGGCACACTTACCCCAACCCCACCACAGGGCAGCATCACAAACATCCGCTGTGCCAGGAGCCCTGCGAGGAGAGGCCCAGCCCGCGTCAGCGTGAATACTCTCAGCCTTTGGCCCAATAGGGAGCAGGGAACCCAGATAGCAGGGCTGGGTGAGTATTGGGGGAGAGAAATATGGAAgggagaggtggaggtgggctgCGGAGGGGCTCGGCAGCAAGCTGGAGTAGGGACGtccagggagtgggaggaggcCAGCTGGGCGGGCAGAGCCAAGACAGGagtgcatgggagctgggtgaggtgaGCGCGCACGGGGAGACAGGGCCACTAGGCCCTTACCTGCCAGCTTCCCGTTGTCCAGTTTGAGGCGGCTGAGCGGGTTGGTGCCGTAGAGGAGCACGTGCCGCTCAGAGTGGACCGACTGCAGCTCCTCCAGGGAGGCCTTCCGGCCTCGGAGACACTGAAAAGGGGACCACAGAGCTCTGAACCCATGCTCGCCCCTTCCCTCCCGTCACCACCAGCCCGTGTGCCCCTCATCTCTCACGGGCCTCAGggccccccacccctcccctcccatgACTCCTCCCTCCACCCACTCCTCGGGCCCCACCGGCACCTCCTCACCTCACACTGGCTCCGGAGCCCCCGCTCCTGCAGCCGGGACCAGATGCTCTGGATGCGGCCGGCGTGCTCCGGGTGCCTGCTGTTGTCACCGCAGGAGCACTGGTGCTTCAGCATGACCGAGTCATAGATCAGCCCTGCGGGAGCAAGGGTCAGAGCGGGGACCCAGGGAGTCCTCACGCCCCATGGCCTTGGCTGTAGAGAAAATGCCAGCACCGCCACAGCAGGCACCGACACGGAGCCGGGCAGGCACACACCCCTCACACCCACACAGGCCTGCATTTCAtcctgccccctgccccagccccagcccctcacaCCTGTCCACACACGCCCAGACACTTGCCCAGGTGGCGGCAGCCAACACACCGACACAGCTCCAGCCAACACGGCTGCCACAGAGCCATGGCCTTCCCACATGCGGACACAACTGCTGGGTGGCCCAGCACTCGAGGGCCCAGCATCAGGCACTCAAGTGCTCAGAGCAAAGCATGAAGTCGAGGTCTAAAGTACAGCATCTCACATGGGTGTCATGAACCCAGAGAGGTTACCAAGGGGGGTTGGGAGGGGAAATAATTCCTAGGAAACCCCAAAACCGGGAGCTAAGAAGCCCACAATGACACTGGACCATGTGATAAGACAAATCCAGCTTTGGAGAAGTGACTATTTCAGTCTGACCCATGGGAAGTCTTCAGAGGAGGGACCTGTGCATTGCGGGTGGGAGGGTCAATTTCTGTGCGTCTAGGACACCAACGACCCTCAAAATGCTCACACCATGTGACCCAGGAATGCTACTCCTTTAGAGTGAACCTTGGGAAATAATCCCAAGCATGAGGAAAGATTTATGCATAAGGAAATTCAAATAAACTGTAATCTAAATGTCTAACTGGTAAGGAATCcctcagtaaaaataaaatacaacgaTGAAATACTATGAGACTCTCAGTTTCAAAGACTAATTATGCCAAGAAGCATTCATAATATGTTAACTAAGTAGGATACAAAACGTAGTTCATGTGTTCATGGCATCTGCACATGTACATATGGCCAGAACAAAGCCTGGACTGAAATACAGCAGAATTTCAGAGGCGTTACTTCTGGGTGGTGGGATACTGGTTGgtgatttctcttttcttcttaggtTTTTCTGTACTCTTCAAAATGTCTAAAATACTTCTGAGCTCTTTTTACAAGCAgagcaaacaataaaaaatatcatttttaaaaggtctGAGTGCATTGGCAGGAGACTGGAATTCTTATCCTGGCTTGACTACCACTTGCTATTTGACCACAGGCTTTGTCACCTTAGATTTCCTGAGCCTTGGTCTTCAAAGGGGAAACGCAATAACCAGCTGTTCCATGTGCTCCATGGGTACTGCGTGGGCCTAACAAGGCTAAGCGCTCTGTGGCCTCTAAAAACGTCCCAAGTGACACCACGACACCCACATGGACTCGTGCAGCTGAGCCCCTCCCTCCACCTGCCACCCTCCTCCTGGTCTCACCTGTGGTGAAGGGCAGGGTCCTGGCAGGGGTCTCTGAGCTGGAGAGGACTCGGGCCTGGCTGGCAGGTTCCGGGGCTGACAGTGAGGCAGGTGCGGCTGGGGAAGACTGAGCCCGGGACAGAGGCCGGTGCCCACCCTGAGCCAGAGGAAGCAGCACAGTGTCCCCGGTGCTGCCCCGGGGGAGCCGCCCAGCCAGTCGCTGCTGTTCCCAGAGCAACACCTGGGGGAAAGATGAGGCCTTGGTCTCCAGTGCCTCAGGGTCCTGCTCCCTCTACTTCTGCCTGAGATCTCGGGAACTGCCAAGCAGGCCCCTTTCCTAGAGCGATTCCGGGATAAACCTAGACCTGCTGTCCAGTGGGGCTCTGGCCTTTGACTCTCTAAGCCCCCTGACCCCTGCAGCCCCCTGAAAGGCTTGCACCCCAGACTAACCACTCATTCCATCAGAGCTCCCCGGGCCCTTGGGACTCCAAAGCCAGGAACCAGGGGAGGGGCACTGGATCTTGCGCTGACCAGGATGTCCTCATCTCCTGGACTGTGTAACTGCTCAAGAACATGTATGTGGCCTGTCATCATGTGTTACGGATTGAATTATGTTCCCCACCCTCAAATTTATATGCTGAAGTCCCAACCCCCAGTACCTCTAAACATGACCTTattcagagatagggtcttcaCAAACAGaagtaatcaaattaaaatgaggtcgTTAGGGTGGGCCTTAACCCAGTATGACTGTTGTCCTTCTAGGAAGAGGAAATCtgaacagacacacacagagggaaaccACGTGAAGCCACAGGAAGAAGACGaccatccacaagccaaggagagagacctgGAACAGCCCCTGCCCTCACACTCACAGCCACCAGAAGGAATCAACTCTACCAACACCTCCATTtcgacttccagcctccagaactgtgagacggTAAATGCCTGCTGTTTAAGGCACCCAGCCTATAGCACATATCCCAACAGTTCTGGCAAGCTAATGCACTGGGTCCTGATTCCCACAGTGAGAGCATTCTGCTGGACATGCTGGAGCCTGGCTCCATTCCACCTCTGGCCCTAGCCACCTTTCTGGAAAGAGGGAGACATACCAGGGCAAGAGTGTGTGTGGCTCCAGGAAAGGCCAGACTCCCTGCTGGAAAAGGGACATGCTTCACCTGAGACTGGCAAgctgttgtgtgtatgtgtgtatatgggtgtgtgaatgtgcatacgtgtgtgtgtgtgtgtgtgtgcctacaCCTTGGTGTGGGTCCAGCACCCAGGATCTTATAGGACAACCATGGGTCCTAGAGCTGCGTCTTGCACTAATGTCGtatctccctcccttccccatctTATGCCAGGTGCCAGAGTCTTCTGAGGACGCTTTCTGAGGGGCAGGTGGGGACTGCCATACCTGGGGGTGCTGCTGGAGAGGAGCAGGGCCTCTGGCCTCAGGCTGCCCATGGCTCAGCTCCCTGTGCTCCAGGCCATCGTCTACCACCTGGCCCGGTCCCCCACCATCTGTCTCCAGGTCTTCAGCCGAAGGTATCTGCCGCAGCCGGGGCTTCTCACTCGGTTTGGCTGACCTCTGGGGAGGGGAGACCCCTGGCTGAGAAGCCATGGTGGAGCGAGGGGCATGGGGTGGGAGGTAGTGCGCTGGGCCAGGCAGCAATCATCTTGCTAGGACTCCAGCTGCCATGCAGCTCTGGGCTCCCAGAAGTCACATCCCCTTCTTTTGTCCTGCAGGTCCCTGCCCTTTCTAAGTACCCCTCTTCTTTCAGCCCCTAAGGTCCCAGTTAAGCACCCCCTCAACACCTCCACTACCCAATTCCTCTCACCTTGATCACCTGGACGTGAGTTTTGAGCTGCTCCAGGCGGGGCTGCATGGGGCCCGGCGGTGGGGGAGCGGTGGCACTGGGGGGCAGGGGCTCTGAGCGAGTCCGGCTCAGTGGCCAGTGGAGACCTGACCCGGAGAGCCGCTCGGTGGTCATTAAGGACTGGGCAAAGTGGAAGGGCAAGGGCCCAAGCCCGGGCACTGGAAAGAATCGGGGGGTGGAGTAAGGAGGGAACCACAGGGAGCAATGGAAGGAAGTGAGGGTACAGGGTGGGGAGCCAGGGTGCAGCAGGGCGATGCGCAGGACAGGGGGACAGAGATGGGGACGAAGGATGGGCCCATCCCAAGCTTGGCCCTTAGCAGGATGCAGGGACCCAGCCCCTTCTCTAGAGAAGCAGCAGACTCACCAGTCAGCAGCGGGGCATGAGAGCCTGAGGGGTCCAGGAGGAGAATGGGCTGCAGGCGAGAGGGCAAAGTGCCCCCAGCCTCGGGCTCCAGGCCATGGGGCAGGAAGAGGGGAGTGTGGGGGCTCCCCAGGATCGGCCCCCGAGGGCCCAGAGTCGGATGGGTCCTGCGGTCACTGTCAGCCTGGGGGAGAGGGGGGAGAAGTCATGGGGAAGAAGATGCCAGCAGAGAACAATGAAGGTGTTGGGGTGAGGCAGCAGGAAAAGGGAGTGAAAGAAGCTGGGGGGGCTTGGAGTGGGGGTGGGCACCCCAGCCACTCACCCTGGCAGGGGCGGGCAGCCCCAGCGTGATTGCGGGCAGCAAGGACACTGTCGGCAAGGCGAACGGGGCCAGAGAAGTCTCCTGCAGCCGCAGCCGCTGGCCCAAGAGCGCCTGCCATAGGGAGCAGGGCGAGGGTCACCGGTCCCAGACCTCTACCCCAGCGCACCTTCCCCAGAACACCCAGGAGGCTCTGGCAGGGGCTGCCCAGACCCTGCAGCCCCAGCCCGGGTAGGGCCGCTTGCTGGAAGAAGGCTGAGCCTCAGAACTGCCCCAGGAGAGCCCAGTCTCAGCAAGGCCTTACCTCCGAGCCCAGGATGGGATTGGGGCCGTGCTCGCTGTCATTGGGGGAGCTGCACCCTGACGCAGGCGTGCTGCTACTACTTGGGGAGGAGTCTGAGGGTTGGGGAGAGAGGGAAGTGCAGtcagaggccagggtgggcagaagGGTACAGCCAGGCCACCAGGTGCAGGAGACCCAGGAGCAGCCCCTTCCTTAACGGGCACCTTTGcttcctgctttccttttttttcttttttctttttctttttctttttttttttttgagacggagtcttgctctgtttcccaggctggagtgcaatggcacgatcccggctcactgcaatctccacctcctgggttcaagcgattctcctggctcagcctaccaagtagctgggactacaggcatgcaccaccatgcccggctaatttttgtatttttagtagagacagggtttcaccatgttggccaggttggtctcaaactcctaacctcaggtaatcaacctgcctcggcctcccaaagtgctgggattataggcgtgagccaccgcgcctggcctcctgcTTTCTTCCCATAAGAGCAGGAAGAAGGCAGGCCACCTTTGGCCTACAGAACCTCTGCACAATTTTTTGAAGGGTGTCTCCTTTTCTGGGAGATGTCACCTTAGCTGACAGAGCAGGGACTGGGTTTCAGCCCCAACTCCCGTGCTTCGGCAAGTGTGTGGGACACCCCCATACAACCATGCATGGCAGTCCTAAGGAGGGGACCCCTGTCTAGGTGGGGCCTGACCCAAAGGGACAAGACCAGCCAGGTTTGAGGATGGCAACTGCACCCGCTCAGCCGGCCCTCACCTCCGAGGGTCTCTGCAGGCCGCCGCCGGAGGCTGGGGGGCGCACTCTCCTTTCGGAGCAGTGGATTCTTCCTCCGCTCCAGGGACTTCTTGGGCTTATAGCGCAGCTTCAGGTTGGGCTCAGAGACTGCAGGGAGCACCAGCGTCACTCAGGTCCCCCCAACCCTTCTTTTTTCCACCCTTTAGTCCCTCAGTCCCAGTCATCTCTATCAGTCAAGGAAAGAGAAGGCAGAACCAGAAAGAAGATCCTAGCCTACCGACGATTCCCTGGCCTGGCCCAGTCCAGCCCGCCCACCCCTGCACACTCCTCCCCTACGTCCAAGGCCCTTCCCCCTTCCTTTGCCTGGAAGGTCCCACCTGTTTGTCCAGCTCACCTGTCTTGCGCAGAGGGAAGTGTTCTGGGGGGTCACTGGGCAGGCTGGGAACAGGAGGCAAAAAGCTGCTGAGCATGGAGCGGGCGGCTCCTTCCGTCTCCAGGGGCTCCAGGGTTCTACAAAATGAGTGCCGAGGCTGCTTCAGAGCGGTGGGGACACTGCACAGGCACCACCCTGAGCACCAGCCCTGGAACCTgtggggctgggcaaggtggggCTGGTAGGAATGGGGACCATCTCCAGGTGGCAGCAGTGGGCCACCTGTCCTCTCCAGCAGCTACAGTGCAGAGCTCTGACCTAGGCATAGAAGCCAGGTGCTTGGTGCGTAGGTGAAGAGCCCACTGGGGGCTCTGTCACCTGCACTAGGAACCTGCTCTGGGAACCAGGACATTTTTGTGCTCAGGGAAAATATGAAGAGAGAAGGGGCTCATGTGCAAGAAAAAAGCcagtagggtgtgtgtgtgtgtgtgtgtgaagggcctcgggtggggtgggagtggggagagaattTAAAGAGAGAAGAGGGCACGTATCAGTTGAGAGAGGGGCTTGGGGGCATTGTGTTGAGAAGAAGGTTAAGGACTGGCTGTGGCAGCTGGGGAGGAAggaggcgtgtgtgtgtgttcgtggcTAACACGGGGGTGGGGGTTGGGCTCAGAGACTGCAGGGAGCACCAGCTGCATGTGGGGTCAGGAGGGCAGGTGAGGAGGGTGTTACCTGTAGGGAATGCCAGGGCTGTTGGAATGGACTGTTCTCTCTAGGGCCGCCTGCTGTTTTTTCAGAATCACCTC carries:
- the HDAC7 gene encoding histone deacetylase 7 isoform X2, with amino-acid sequence MPPCLDGTQVSPGAHYRSPTGTGCPRPCADTPGPQPQPMDLRVGQRPPVEPPPEPTLLALQRPQRLHHHLFLAGLQQQRSVEPMRLSMDTPMPELQVGPQEQELRQLLHKDKSKRSAVASSVVKQKLAEVILKKQQAALERTVHSNSPGIPYRTLEPLETEGAARSMLSSFLPPVPSLPSDPPEHFPLRKTVSEPNLKLRYKPKKSLERRKNPLLRKESAPPSLRRRPAETLGDSSPSSSSTPASGCSSPNDSEHGPNPILGSEALLGQRLRLQETSLAPFALPTVSLLPAITLGLPAPARADSDRRTHPTLGPRGPILGSPHTPLFLPHGLEPEAGGTLPSRLQPILLLDPSGSHAPLLTVPGLGPLPFHFAQSLMTTERLSGSGLHWPLSRTRSEPLPPSATAPPPPGPMQPRLEQLKTHVQVIKPGVSPPQRSAKPSEKPRLRQIPSAEDLETDGGGPGQVVDDGLEHRELSHGQPEARGPAPLQQHPQVLLWEQQRLAGRLPRGSTGDTVLLPLAQGGHRPLSRAQSSPAAPASLSAPEPASQARVLSSSETPARTLPFTTGLIYDSVMLKHQCSCGDNSRHPEHAGRIQSIWSRLQERGLRSQCECLRGRKASLEELQSVHSERHVLLYGTNPLSRLKLDNGKLAGLLAQRMFVMLPCGGVGVDTDTIWNELHSSNAARWAAGSVTDLAFKVASRELKNGFAVVRPPGHHADHSTAMGFCFFNSVAIACRQLQQQSKASKILIVDWDVHHGNGTQQTFYQDPSVLYISLHRHDDGNFFPGSGAVDEVGAGSGEGFNVNVAWTGGLDPPMGDPEYLAAFRTVVMPIAREFSPDLVLVSAGFDAAEGHPAPLGGYHVSAKCFGYMTQQLMNLAGGAVVLALEGGHDLTAICDASEACVAALLGNKVDPLSEEGWKQKPNLNAIRSLEAVIRVHSKYWGCMQRLASCPDSWVPRVPGADKEEVEAVTALASLSVGILAEDRPSEQLVEEEEPMNL
- the HDAC7 gene encoding histone deacetylase 7 isoform X10; this translates as MDLRVGQRPPVEPPPEPTLLALQRPQRLHHHLFLAGLQQQRSVEPMRLSMDTPMPELQVGPQEQELRQLLHKDKSKRSAVASSVVKQKLAEVILKKQQAALERTVHSNSPGIPYRTLEPLETEGAARSMLSSFLPPVPSLPSDPPEHFPLRKTVSEPNLKLRYKPKKSLERRKNPLLRKESAPPSLRRRPAETLGDSSPSSSSTPASGCSSPNDSEHGPNPILGSEALLGQRLRLQETSLAPFALPTVSLLPAITLGLPAPARADSDRRTHPTLGPRGPILGSPHTPLFLPHGLEPEAGGTLPSRLQPILLLDPSGSHAPLLTVPGLGPLPFHFAQSLMTTERLSGSGLHWPLSRTRSEPLPPSATAPPPPGPMQPRLEQLKTHVQVIKPGVSPPQRSAKPSEKPRLRQIPSAEDLETDGGGPGQVVDDGLEHRELSHGQPEARGPAPLQQHPQVLLWEQQRLAGRLPRGSTGDTVLLPLAQGGHRPLSRAQSSPAAPASLSAPEPASQARVLSSSETPARTLPFTTGLIYDSVMLKHQCSCGDNSRHPEHAGRIQSIWSRLQERGLRSQCECLRGRKASLEELQSVHSERHVLLYGTNPLSRLKLDNGKLAGLLAQRMFVMLPCGGVGVDTDTIWNELHSSNAARWAAGSVTDLAFKVASRELKNGFAVVRPPGHHADHSTAMGFCFFNSVAIACRQLQQQSKASKILIVDWDVHHGNGTQQTFYQDPSVLYISLHRHDDGNFFPGSGAVDEVGAGSGEGFNVNVAWTGGLDPPMGDPEYLAAFRTVVMPIAREFSPDLVLVSAGFDAAEGHPAPLGGYHVSAKCFGYMTQQLMNLAGGAVVLALEGGHDLTAICDASEACVAALLGNKVDPLSEEGWKQKPNLNAIRSLEAVIRVHSKYWGCMQRLASCPDSWVPRVPGADKEEVEAVTALASLSVGILAEDRPSEQLVEEEEPMNL
- the HDAC7 gene encoding histone deacetylase 7 isoform X3 encodes the protein MHSPGADGTQVSPGAHYRSPTGTGCPRPCADTPGPQPQPMDLRVGQRPPVEPPPEPTLLALQRPQRLHHHLFLAGLQQQRSVEPMRLSMDTPMPELQVGPQEQELRQLLHKDKSKRSAVASSVVKQKLAEVILKKQQAALERTVHSNSPGIPYRTLEPLETEGAARSMLSSFLPPVPSLPSDPPEHFPLRKTVSEPNLKLRYKPKKSLERRKNPLLRKESAPPSLRRRPAETLGDSSPSSSSTPASGCSSPNDSEHGPNPILGSEALLGQRLRLQETSLAPFALPTVSLLPAITLGLPAPARADSDRRTHPTLGPRGPILGSPHTPLFLPHGLEPEAGGTLPSRLQPILLLDPSGSHAPLLTVPGLGPLPFHFAQSLMTTERLSGSGLHWPLSRTRSEPLPPSATAPPPPGPMQPRLEQLKTHVQVIKRSAKPSEKPRLRQIPSAEDLETDGGGPGQVVDDGLEHRELSHGQPEARGPAPLQQHPQVLLWEQQRLAGRLPRGSTGDTVLLPLAQGGHRPLSRAQSSPAAPASLSAPEPASQARVLSSSETPARTLPFTTGLIYDSVMLKHQCSCGDNSRHPEHAGRIQSIWSRLQERGLRSQCECLRGRKASLEELQSVHSERHVLLYGTNPLSRLKLDNGKLAGLLAQRMFVMLPCGGVGVDTDTIWNELHSSNAARWAAGSVTDLAFKVASRELKNGFAVVRPPGHHADHSTAMGFCFFNSVAIACRQLQQQSKASKILIVDWDVHHGNGTQQTFYQDPSVLYISLHRHDDGNFFPGSGAVDEVGAGSGEGFNVNVAWTGGLDPPMGDPEYLAAFRTVVMPIAREFSPDLVLVSAGFDAAEGHPAPLGGYHVSAKCFGYMTQQLMNLAGGAVVLALEGGHDLTAICDASEACVAALLGNKVDPLSEEGWKQKPNLNAIRSLEAVIRVHSKYWGCMQRLASCPDSWVPRVPGADKEEVEAVTALASLSVGILAEDRPSEQLVEEEEPMNL
- the HDAC7 gene encoding histone deacetylase 7 isoform X6 — encoded protein: MHSPGADGTQVSPGAHYRSPTGTGCPRPCADTPGPQPQPMDLRVGQRPPVEPPPEPTLLALQRPQRLHHHLFLAGLQQQRSVEPMRLSMDTPMPELQVGPQEQELRQLLHKDKSKRSAVASSVVKQKLAEVILKKQQAALERTVHSNSPGIPYRTLEPLETEGAARSMLSSFLPPVPSLPSDPPEHFPLRKTVSEPNLKLRYKPKKSLERRKNPLLRKESAPPSLRRRPAETLGDSSPSSSSTPASGCSSPNDSEHGPNPILGSEALLGQRLRLQETSLAPFALPTVSLLPAITLGLPAPARADSDRRTHPTLGPRGPILGSPHTPLFLPHGLEPEAGGTLPSRLQPILLLDPSGSHAPLLTGLHWPLSRTRSEPLPPSATAPPPPGPMQPRLEQLKTHVQVIKPGVSPPQRSAKPSEKPRLRQIPSAEDLETDGGGPGQVVDDGLEHRELSHGQPEARGPAPLQQHPQVLLWEQQRLAGRLPRGSTGDTVLLPLAQGGHRPLSRAQSSPAAPASLSAPEPASQARVLSSSETPARTLPFTTGLIYDSVMLKHQCSCGDNSRHPEHAGRIQSIWSRLQERGLRSQCECLRGRKASLEELQSVHSERHVLLYGTNPLSRLKLDNGKLAGLLAQRMFVMLPCGGVGVDTDTIWNELHSSNAARWAAGSVTDLAFKVASRELKNGFAVVRPPGHHADHSTAMGFCFFNSVAIACRQLQQQSKASKILIVDWDVHHGNGTQQTFYQDPSVLYISLHRHDDGNFFPGSGAVDEVGAGSGEGFNVNVAWTGGLDPPMGDPEYLAAFRTVVMPIAREFSPDLVLVSAGFDAAEGHPAPLGGYHVSAKCFGYMTQQLMNLAGGAVVLALEGGHDLTAICDASEACVAALLGNKVDPLSEEGWKQKPNLNAIRSLEAVIRVHSKYWGCMQRLASCPDSWVPRVPGADKEEVEAVTALASLSVGILAEDRPSEQLVEEEEPMNL